The DNA sequence CTCTCCAATAGTTTAAGCTGAAATTTAACGAAAGTTATACAATTTATTATTATATCATAAGCTGAAGTACTTTTTGAAATGCTTTTGGAATCGGCAGGTTCTTCAGTTTCTCCCTGGAAATCCAGGCAAGCCCTGATTTTACTTCTGAGTCCGGCTTAAGCGAAAACAAAATGACATCCATTTGCCAGACCTGATGTGTGAAAACATGCCGAACGCTGCCCAAGTGTTTAATAAATCGGAGATCTAACTCCCATTCCCTACGGTACAGTTCTTCCGCAGAAGGACCGGATTCCTTGTTTACGAGCGGCAGTCCCCACATGTTGCCGAGCAGCTGTGTATTGCTGCGGTACTCCATTAGAATATCCCCGTCGTTATAGACAAGCGCCGTCCAGTAATCGAAGCGGGCCGCTTTTTTTGCTTTCTTCTTAACCGGCAGGACAGTCTCCCTGTGCGTACGATGGGCAGTACAGACGGTACACCAGGGACAGTCCCGGCAACCGGGAGTATTGGGTGTACAGCACATTGCGCCAAGTTCCATCAGTGCCTGGGTAAATTCGCCCGCCCTATCTTTGGGAATCATTTCTCTAATCATTTCAGCAATTTGCTTTTGAGTTTTTTGCTGACTGATGTCAGCTTCAAGTCCAAGCAGACGGGTTATGACCCGCAGAACATTCCCATCGACAGCCGGATAAGGCAGATTGTAGGCGATGCTTGCAATAGCCCCAGCCGTATAGTCACCGATTCCTGGCAAAGCGCGGATTTCCGGATAAGTGCGCGGAAAATTCCCACTGTACCTGTCGCGGACCACGACGGCAGCTTGATGAAGGTTCCTGGCCCGACGGTAGTAGCCGAGACCTTTCCATAAGGTTAAAACGTCTTCTTCATCTGCGTCAGCCAGACTGCAAATATCCGGGAACCGTTCCAGGAACCTCAGGTAATAATCTATAACCGTATCGACCCGTGTTTGCTGAAGCATGATTTCCGACAGCCAGACCGCATAGGGGTCGTTCGTTCTTCTCCAGGGAAGATCCCTTTTATTTTGGTCATACCAGGCTAATAGTGAATCCGTAATTTCTGTCGATTTAGCGAAGACATCCTTTGATTTAACAACTTTCTCTGTTGATCTAGACAGAATTACTTCCCCTTTCTGTTGGATATTGCAGCTTTCAGCAGAGCTCATCGGCCATTTTTCGCAATCTGGCATCCGCCGTGCAGAAAATAACCTGACGCAAGTGTGATAGTTCCTGCAGGTAAGCCAGTGCTTTCTTCCAAAATCTCTCGGTTCCGTTCATTGATCCGGCCAGAAAGAACAGAGGAATCTCAGTGCTGCTGTCCTCAAGGGCGGCTTCGGCAAGGGCCAGACGATAAGCAAAATAATACGAATAGGCTTCGGCCATCATCAGTTCTTTTTTATCCGACAGGTTCAACGCAAATACCCGTCTCAAAAACCGCTGTGCTTTAATCTTTAGAACAGTGCCGTTCTCGGCCTGCCATTTTTGCAGCGAGGCTTCAAGCAGTTCCGCCGTATCATCAAGGGTATGCTGTAATTCTTGATAGGTCTGCCATTGCTGTTTTACGCTCCCGAGTTTTTTCTCCAAGTCATGGTCAATTTTCACAGCCTGACTGTCCTGAAGGTCTTTACGGATCTTCTGAAGCCGGCTGTTTTTCTCTGAAAGCGCCTGGCGGGAAGCCGCGAGGGCGGCCAACCTTTCTTTTTCCGGCAGACATGCTTCACGTTCCAGTTCGGCAAGCGGTTCCAAAGTTCTGGACAATTGATCCAGATTCCGCTTATTTAAGGCGATATCATACTGTTTCTTCAGCAAATCATATTCTTTTTCAGTTTCTTCTTTGATCCGCAGTTCACGCGCAATCAGCAGCACAGCCTCAAGGACCTCGTCAATATCGGCATCAGACGAGATTCGGTTCTGTAATTTTTCGCGCAGCTGTGATGCATATTCCTGCAGTTTCTGTTCTGTTTCCTGCTGTTGTCCTGTCTGTGCCTGCCGCGTCTGAAGCATTTCCGCACTATGGCTGTTTTTCTGCCGGTACTCGTCCCAACCGCTTTTCCAGGATGGAAAATCGGAAGCCTTGACTATCTCAAAAGCTTTTTGCAGCCGTTGACTGCGGGACAGGATGATTCTGTGCAGTTCCTTTTCCCTTTTAACCCGTTTCCTGATCAGGTTATAATCCGTCTGGATCCGGTCTGTGGCCTGTCTCTGATTCTGGTACGCTTCGATCTGCCGTATGAATTCTTGATAGTCTGCAGCTTGATATTTTTGCAGAAGCTTTGTCAGACGCGAAGCCAATCTGTCTTCGATGCTGACTGCGCCGGACCGCCGGATAACCCTCCGGTCAATCATGCGTCCGAGTACAGAGTCCTGCCATTTTTTCAAGCGTGTGTATGATCGGGCAAGTGAACGTTGGTCTTTGTCAGTCACACCGGCAATCAGCGCATATTTTTTGAGTTTGGCTTTTTCTTCATAAAGGGACCCTTCCAGTTCCTTCACGGTATCAGCCAAACCGGCAAAGCTTTCAAGTTCCTTCTGCGCGGCACGAAGCTCTTCTTCAGTGTTGCGTAAGTACTCCTCCTCATTTTCCGGCAGTTGCCGATAGCCGGATGATCTTAGTGAATCCTGAAGCTCGTTGATGGCCTGAGTCTGCTGGGTGATCAAAGCTTCGCCCTGTTCCGCCTCTTTTTGAATCAAGGCCCAGGCATAACACTCTTCCCGCAAACCTTCAATCATGTTCCAGTCAACCTGTTTATCCTGAACAACGGCCGCCAATCGAATCCCGGTATCCCTGCGCAGTTCTTCGAGGCTGGCAAGTTCACCCTGCAGACGGCGCAATTCACGGTAATCAAGGTTCTCTCTCAGGATAACAAGCCGCTGCTGAATTTTTTCCATCTCAGCAATTTTCTCCGTCATAAGATGCTGTTCAGCCTGCAGGTTCTTAATTTCGATTTGCAGAAAGCGCTGTTCCTCCTTCCGGTGGCTTGCCTCTTCCCAATCTCTTCTTAACGCATCATACTCGGCTTTAACCTGAGCCATTCCATCCGCCTGTTCTTCGATGCGTTCCTTTGCTCTGGCCAGGGCGTCATGCACCCGTACCAGGGAAAGCTCTTCATTTCCGACCTGCTGGAGATTGGAGACCCTTCGGTACAAACCATGCTTATTGGTATCCGGCCAGCCAATAAAGCCGCCCTGCCGGATTGCCTCAAAAGTCATATTCAAACCTGTCTGTTCACCGGAAAGCAGGATTTCTGCCAATCCTTGTCTTTTCCGCTTGTCTGACGGTACTGCCGATACCCGGTCGTCATAGTATTCCTGCAGTAATTGATACAAAGCTTTTGCCAGCTCGGGTTCCTCCAGATACAGCACCGTAAAATCCCCGGGCAAGGACCACTCTGTATCCCCGAGCAGTGGATGCCCCTGCAGCCCGATCTTATCAATCCTCATAATCTTCCCGTCCCTGACTGATTGCAGCCAATCCAATTTTCTGAACCAATTCCCAACGCCGCTGTTCTTCAGGCCGGTTTTCTGAAGAAAGGCGTTTTTGGATATCTCTCCTGAATACTTCGCTTAAATCCGGGAAGCCGTTGGTTTGGCGTCTTATAACATTGCCATCGGCGCAAAGAGCCGGACCAGACTGGGATGTATGGCAAACCTCAAAGTAGCTGAAGTCTTCGGAGAGAAGCTGATGCAAAGTCTGGACTGTACTTTCCGGATCCGGATATGGCCCAGACAGAACAATCCGGAACAAATCTCTTTGCCGTTCTTCTTTCGTTGTATCCGCCAAAAGCCCGCTAGCAATCTCTTTGGGTTCAGCCGCCTGCGGCCAGAACTTTTCAATGTAGTTCCGTCTGCCAAGTTCCACAAAATCAACCTGTGTCAATTTCCCGTCTGTTTCTCCAAAAAGCACGCCATGCGGCCCGCTGTCCTGAAAACTCCTGGCTTCAGGGGATCCGCAATCTGCCCAGAAAGTATCACCGATCTGATGCAGCCCACTGAATTTCTGCTGATGCCCTAACGCCAGATAGGTTAAACCACTTGCTGTAATCGCCTCTGGCTCCAGAGGAATAAACCTATCCGTATTTTGTGGGGACGCTATCTCTGCATGGAGCAGCATCATCTGAATAGGTGCGTTGTGTAAGGCAGGCTGAATCATCCCCAGATCAATCAGCTCCTGACGGTAATTCGTCCATCCCGAGCCATAGATGACAGTCCCTTTGGCCGGAATTTCAATATGGCTGACGCCCCCCGCAAAGATATGAACATTACCGGGCCATTCAGCAAAACGGTAGGCCGAAGAGATGACCAAAGGATCCTGATCCCCAGGAGTGATAAAGACACGGGTGTCCTTCAAGCCGGAGAACGATCTGTAGACACGTTCGACCGTTTCTTTACGCGCATTCTCTTGGTCGAATAAATCCCCTGTCACATACAGAAAATCCACTTTTTCTTTTTGACAAAGCGTCAAGACGGCTTCGAAGGTATGCCATAAGTCCTGATTACGCATTGCTGTCCAGCAAGCCGGTCCTTCCCAAGAACGGCTGTCAAATTGAAATCCGGCACAATGCACAAAACGGATGGTACTCGCCATTTTTTACACCTCACCCTGATGACACCAAAACATCAATCGATCGTCGCTTACCAGCCATGTAAACATCACAGCAAGCAGAATGTTTGCTGCCAATACTATTTCCCAAGTATGCTGTTATGTTAGTTCTTGGGGACCCCGGCAAATTCCTGCTTACGATTGCAACTTACTTTTTCGCTCTATAAAAAATAAAAAGCCAGAAATCTTTCTGGCTAAGATCCTGCATGTTTTCAACCAGAAAAACTGCATTTAGACAGATCTCTGATTGATTCGGGCCAAGCGTCTGCGGCGGGTGACAATCCTGTAAATCGCAAAAATAATCAGCGCTATAACAACAAGAACAACAGAATAGACCGTCAGGGTTATTTTGTTCGGATTGGCGAGCAGGGATATTGGATGATGGCTGTTATCTACCACTTTTCTTCCAAGTACCATGCCGTAATCATCAGAGATCGTTGGAACTCCGCCGACTTTAGCAAAGGACTGAAGATATAAGGCGAGGGCCTGCCATTCTTTGACTTCGGCATTATTTCCGGCTGTGTCTTTGACGATCTGGGCTTCAAAATCTGTAACCGGCATACCATCTTCTGTTTTTGGCACAATCGATAATAGACCGTAAGATTTATCGCCGACGATCGAAAGCATCTGAGCAGAATACAAACCGGCAACCACCCTGTATAATTTGGTATCGTCAATCTTTTCAATAGAGCCGTCCGGCTTCTGCAACACGGCGTCAGTGACCTTATTGAATATCATCCGGTTCGGATTATACGTGAAATCAATGCCTGACATGAACAATTGGGCTTCAGCCATCATCGGCGAGATCGAGGCATCTACTTCGCACAAAGTCTTTAATTCTTGGCCGGTTAAATAGACAGAAACCAGCGGATACCCCGGAATATTATCCGGACCGATCCCGAGGGAGCTTACGCTAAAGGCGTCGGCTGTTGTGATCGTCCCTTTAAAAAAGGTACCTCTGATCGTCCCGGCAGGTACAACTGCGACATCCACCGGAACATAGCCGGAACCTTCCGCCTTTTTCACAGCATAAACGTAGGCATCAGAAATCAGGTTGGCCAATGGATCTTCCTGATGCGTATTCAATATGTCGTTGACCTTCCGGAAGTTATAGGGGGATTCTGCCAATACTTGATCATAATTTAACTGAAACGGAGCAAAGAATTTGTCCTGAACCTGTTGTTTGAACTGACTTACAATACCGGCAATCCGCGGATCCTCAGGCAGTCTTTCATCGATTGCCGGCAGACGGTAAGCGACAAGTCCCCATTCTGAAGAATCGGATTTTTGAGAAATTTGCAGAACACCGAGGTACTTGCAGCTGTCTCCGGCGGAACAAATGAGCGTCTTGCCTTCAATGATCGGTTCTTCAAGTTTAGTGTGGGTATGTCCACTGATAATCACGTCAATATCCGGAACTTTTTTTGCCAGGATCCGGTCTTCAGATTCGGATGCCTTTTCCCAGGTCCCGGAATGAGATAAGCAGACAATTAAATCAACTTTTTCCTGGTCTTTCAGGATCGAAACGATCCGTTCGGCGTTCGCGACTTGATCCGTGAATTCCACTTCGGCTTTCGGTGCGTTGGATGCCGCATCGTTTCCAATCAGGCCAAAAATACCGATCTTTACCCCATTCTTTTCAACGATGGTGTATTCGGTGATCCCATAATCCTGATAAGCCTGTTGCAGAGCTGCCAGCGAAGGCGTTAAGCTGCCGTCCTCCTTGGCCGGAAAGGCAATATTAGCCTGAACGATCCGGGGCAAAATCTCCCCGTTTTTCCGCGCAGCAACAGCTGCCTGAAGGCTGTCGGCCAGTCCGGAAGCCCTGTAGTCATATTCGTGATTGCCCAGGGTTACAACATCATACCCCATCTGCCCCATAACGCTTAGCTCCGGGGAGTCTGTCCGAAAAATCGTCTGAAATGGCGTTCCCATGGAATAATCTCCGGCATCGAGGAGCAATGCATCCGGGTCATTCTCTTTCTCTGCAGCAATGGCGCTCTGGAGTCTGGCAAATCCGCCTGACTGGTTTATCACACCGTTTTGTTCATCCTTGACCGGCAGGAGATGATCATGCATGTCATGTGTAAACAAAATCGTCATACTCTTCTGAGTTTCGGCCGAGGCAATAGGAGAATTCATAGGCAAAACAAACATTGTGCCAATCAGGAAAGCAACCAAAGCAAATTGGATTCTTTTCATCATCTTTCCCTCCTAAATTTCTATGTCTATGCTATCGGTCTACCTATCTATCTATCTATGCGCTATGTTATTCTTGCCAATCTTGGAACTTAGCCACTGAATTATATCCTGAAGAACTTGAGAACGATCCGTTTCATTGTGCAGTTCATGTCTGCAGTTTTCATATTGTTTTACGGTAACATCACGTATTCCAGCTTGTTGGTAACGCAGACGCAGAGCTGTGATAATTTCTCCGTAGTGTCCGACAGGATCCATTTGACCGGAGAGGATCAGAATCGGGATGTCTTTCGGGATCTTCCTGATGTTAGACTTCTTTTGCACTTGCAAAATTCCGGCAAAAAAATCATGATAAAAATTCAAAGTACAGGTTCCCCCGCAGTGAATATCCTGAATATATTCATCGACAACAAGCGGATTGGTGGTAAGCCAGTCAAATTCCGTCCTGGTTTCTGCGCATCGGGCATTGAAGTTTTTAAAAGTCAGCTCATGAATGAATTTGCTTTTGTAAAGCTTTCCTTTGACCAGAGCCATCATCCGACATAAAAAGCGGCCAAAATACAGCATAAACGTCGTGTCTCCGCCCGGTCCGGATAAAATAACCCCCTGTACTCCCTGCTCATCTCCATAGAGATGCATATAATGCTGAAGAATAAAGCTTCCCATACTATGACCAAAAATGAACAACGGCAGTCCGGGATTTTCTTTTTTGATCAGGGCAACAGAATCGTAGACATCATGTACCATATGGTTCCAGCCGTCTTGACCTGCAAAACCTTCCAGGCCTTGTTTTTCAGCTGTTTTGCCATGGCCTCTTTGGTCGTAGGCATAAACAATGTACCCTGCCTCCGTCAGCTCCCTTGCAAACAGTGCATATCTGCCGGAATGCTCCGATATCCCGTGGATAATCAAGATGATTGCTTTGGCAGGGAGTGTATCCGGCTCCCATTTGGCTGTAAATAGTTGATCCGAAGGATAGATATTCCAGGAATTCTGCTTTTCTCTCATTCTATTCCCCTTAACGGCAAATTAGAGGTATGTACATTCGTTTAATGAAAACACTCGTTTAATGAAAACTGATCACACCTAATATATCATCTTGAAGACAAATTATCATCCTTTTCCCACGTTATAAATATTTCCAGAATTTTGGACATGCCTTTTTTCCAATGAATTGTTAAAATACTGGTAAGAAGCGAACGAGACCGGTACAGAATCTAGATGAAAAAATTTGACGGAGTGGAGGATTTCAATGACGAAAAAAATCGTTGTGACGCTGCTTCTTTCTGCTATCCTGATTCTCGGCTTAGCTCAAGTAACGTCTGCTGCCCTCGGCGATACACTTCTGAAGACAGGCTCGACGGGGACGGATGTCGTCGAACTACAAACCAAACTCAACTATCTGGGTTACAGTGTCGGCACAGTGGATGGAATTTTCGGACTCAAAACACAAGCCGGTGTCATCGCTTTTCAGAAAGCCAAGAATTTATCGGCTGACGGAATTGTTGGGCCGATCACGGCTTCAGCCATAAACACCGCCTATACGAATAAAGCGCAGGGCGTCAAAGCCAGCACGATTGTTGCGACGGCCCAGAAATATATTGGTGTCCCCTACAAATGGGGAGGCACTTCCCCATCGACTGGGTTTGATTGTTCCGGATTTGTTCAATATGTTTTTGCGCAAAACGGCATTACCCTGCCGCGTATTTCCAGGGATCAGTACCTGGTTGGCAAAGCGGTTAGTTTCGTTAATTTACAACCCGGAGATATCGTTTTCTTTTCAATGGCCCGAAACGGTGTCGTTGATCATGACGGGATTTACATCGGCAATAACCAGTTTATCAATGCTTCAAGCTCCAAGGGTGTTGCTGTATATAGTTTCGGAACCTATTGGAAATCTGTCTATATCGGGGCAAAACGGGTGATCTGAAAATAAATACAAACGATAAAACGTAACGAAGCATAGATAATAAACAGGTGAAATCATTCACCTGTTTATTATCTACTCATTATAAAATCTAATCTTTTAGGGAGCGTTCGATGCGTTTCAGCAGCTCGTGCAAAGAATCCTGAAGTTCTTGGTGGAGCGGAATGACAGCAATCTCATCTTCCTCAGTCAAAGCCTTTTGCAGTTCTGAGGCAATGGAGTGCAATCTCTTGGCGCTGATGTTCCCTGCACTTCCTTTGATTTTATGAATAATTGGGGCCGCTTCCCTGTAACGCTTGTCTTTGATCTTTGCCGCGATAAAAACTGCGTTGTTCTGATTTTCCTGGTAAAATTCTTTTAAGACTGCATCATAAATTTCTTTCCTGTTTCCCAGACGCTTAACTCCTTCTGCTTCGTCCAAAACAGGTTCTTGGCGAACTGATTTAAGAGCAGTATCCGCCTTTTGAGGAGTACTTTGAGTATTCGATTTTTTGCAGTCTTTATTAATCAATCTCCAAATCGTACTGATCAATTGTTCCGGTTCAAAAGGTTTACTGATATAATCATTGATTCCAAGGTTTCGGCACTGTTCTTCCACGCCTGTCACAGCATCTGCGGTCATAGCCACAATCGGGATGTTAGCGTCTAAGCCTCGGATCAGACATGTTGCTTCATAACCATTTAGTGTCGGCATATGCAGGTCCATCAGGACCAGATCAATCTCCTGCTGCTGTTTGGTAAAAATGTCATAACCTTCTTTGCCGTTATCGGCGAGGAATACTTTGAATCCAGCTTGCGAAAGAATTGTCTCTGCGATCATTTGGTTCGTTTTATTGTCTTCGACAATCAGAACATGATGCGGCTCGTCCGGAATTAATACCGCCTCCCTCTCTCTCTGGGTGCCATCTATGTCCTTTTCTGGTATTTTATCCTTAAAAAATATTTCGATAATGGCATTGTACAGAACAGAGGCAATCACCGGCTTAGCGATAATAAGCTCAATTCCGGCTTCGTCCGTCAGTTTAAATAGGTTCTCGCGCAGGAGCGGAACCAGTAAAATAATTTTGGGTCTGGATGCTATTCCCAAAACTGTTTTCAAGCGCTGGACAAAATCTATCCCTGAGGAATCTGAAGTATCGTTATTGCCAACAATCAATAAATTAAAGGGTCTGCCGGAGACGGAAGCGCTCCTGAGCATGATTTCAGCTTCTGCTCCAGATTCTGTGAATGCTGCTGTCATCTTAAATGAACGCAGGTATTCTTTTAAGAGACAACGGTCTGTCGGGTTCTTTTCCAGGACAAGGGCCTTGATTCTGCGCATTGGCAGCCGTACTGCTTGCCTTTCATATTCCTCCTCCTGAATGGAATCAACTTCCAAGGGCAAATTAATGGTAAAAGTTGAGCCCTTGCCGACTATACTCTGTACCTGAATCTCACCGCCCAACAGATCTACAAAACCTTTGACGATCGACATACCAAGACCGGTACCGCCAAAACGCCTCAAAATGCTTGAATCACCCTGATCAAAAGGAACAAACAATCGCGTACGCTGTTCATCCGTCATCCCAAGGCCATTGTCACGAATGATGAATTCA is a window from the Dehalobacter sp. DCA genome containing:
- the mutY gene encoding A/G-specific adenine glycosylase — translated: MSSAESCNIQQKGEVILSRSTEKVVKSKDVFAKSTEITDSLLAWYDQNKRDLPWRRTNDPYAVWLSEIMLQQTRVDTVIDYYLRFLERFPDICSLADADEEDVLTLWKGLGYYRRARNLHQAAVVVRDRYSGNFPRTYPEIRALPGIGDYTAGAIASIAYNLPYPAVDGNVLRVITRLLGLEADISQQKTQKQIAEMIREMIPKDRAGEFTQALMELGAMCCTPNTPGCRDCPWCTVCTAHRTHRETVLPVKKKAKKAARFDYWTALVYNDGDILMEYRSNTQLLGNMWGLPLVNKESGPSAEELYRREWELDLRFIKHLGSVRHVFTHQVWQMDVILFSLKPDSEVKSGLAWISREKLKNLPIPKAFQKVLQLMI
- a CDS encoding metallophosphoesterase family protein encodes the protein MASTIRFVHCAGFQFDSRSWEGPACWTAMRNQDLWHTFEAVLTLCQKEKVDFLYVTGDLFDQENARKETVERVYRSFSGLKDTRVFITPGDQDPLVISSAYRFAEWPGNVHIFAGGVSHIEIPAKGTVIYGSGWTNYRQELIDLGMIQPALHNAPIQMMLLHAEIASPQNTDRFIPLEPEAITASGLTYLALGHQQKFSGLHQIGDTFWADCGSPEARSFQDSGPHGVLFGETDGKLTQVDFVELGRRNYIEKFWPQAAEPKEIASGLLADTTKEERQRDLFRIVLSGPYPDPESTVQTLHQLLSEDFSYFEVCHTSQSGPALCADGNVIRRQTNGFPDLSEVFRRDIQKRLSSENRPEEQRRWELVQKIGLAAISQGREDYED
- a CDS encoding bifunctional metallophosphatase/5'-nucleotidase yields the protein MMKRIQFALVAFLIGTMFVLPMNSPIASAETQKSMTILFTHDMHDHLLPVKDEQNGVINQSGGFARLQSAIAAEKENDPDALLLDAGDYSMGTPFQTIFRTDSPELSVMGQMGYDVVTLGNHEYDYRASGLADSLQAAVAARKNGEILPRIVQANIAFPAKEDGSLTPSLAALQQAYQDYGITEYTIVEKNGVKIGIFGLIGNDAASNAPKAEVEFTDQVANAERIVSILKDQEKVDLIVCLSHSGTWEKASESEDRILAKKVPDIDVIISGHTHTKLEEPIIEGKTLICSAGDSCKYLGVLQISQKSDSSEWGLVAYRLPAIDERLPEDPRIAGIVSQFKQQVQDKFFAPFQLNYDQVLAESPYNFRKVNDILNTHQEDPLANLISDAYVYAVKKAEGSGYVPVDVAVVPAGTIRGTFFKGTITTADAFSVSSLGIGPDNIPGYPLVSVYLTGQELKTLCEVDASISPMMAEAQLFMSGIDFTYNPNRMIFNKVTDAVLQKPDGSIEKIDDTKLYRVVAGLYSAQMLSIVGDKSYGLLSIVPKTEDGMPVTDFEAQIVKDTAGNNAEVKEWQALALYLQSFAKVGGVPTISDDYGMVLGRKVVDNSHHPISLLANPNKITLTVYSVVLVVIALIIFAIYRIVTRRRRLARINQRSV
- a CDS encoding alpha/beta hydrolase, which codes for MREKQNSWNIYPSDQLFTAKWEPDTLPAKAIILIIHGISEHSGRYALFARELTEAGYIVYAYDQRGHGKTAEKQGLEGFAGQDGWNHMVHDVYDSVALIKKENPGLPLFIFGHSMGSFILQHYMHLYGDEQGVQGVILSGPGGDTTFMLYFGRFLCRMMALVKGKLYKSKFIHELTFKNFNARCAETRTEFDWLTTNPLVVDEYIQDIHCGGTCTLNFYHDFFAGILQVQKKSNIRKIPKDIPILILSGQMDPVGHYGEIITALRLRYQQAGIRDVTVKQYENCRHELHNETDRSQVLQDIIQWLSSKIGKNNIAHR
- a CDS encoding C40 family peptidase, translating into MTKKIVVTLLLSAILILGLAQVTSAALGDTLLKTGSTGTDVVELQTKLNYLGYSVGTVDGIFGLKTQAGVIAFQKAKNLSADGIVGPITASAINTAYTNKAQGVKASTIVATAQKYIGVPYKWGGTSPSTGFDCSGFVQYVFAQNGITLPRISRDQYLVGKAVSFVNLQPGDIVFFSMARNGVVDHDGIYIGNNQFINASSSKGVAVYSFGTYWKSVYIGAKRVI
- a CDS encoding response regulator — protein: MKRTRVILLSLTLIFIFNQTCAAQINEIEFTPEEKNFIQQHPVICVGVDPQFTPYEFLDTDGVYKGIAADYLQLISERTGIKFEISQDITWSEAYEKAVEKKLDILPCVTLTKEREEYFLYSNYYYAFQRVIVVKENNETVTDLSDLLNKTVAVKKDGSHNSFLKEFPSINLSLYLTEESALEAVAAGKESYYVGNLATASYIIKTNGLTNLKYIEVNSDPKQYLYIAVRNDWPELVGIINKGLAGITSEEKLGITNKWIGFENKIDYHKIIIYAAMVGAIILGVLLVSWFWILRLKREVAARIKAETDLKAAKDEAEAANHIKSAFLARMSHEIRTPLNAIMGLAYLLNRTPLDTSQSNYLSKIILSAKDMLAIITDILDFSKIESGKIEVERISFNLDKILQQIINISSLKIEEQHITFLFKKDPNLPVFFWGDPTKIQQILLNVINNAIKFTANGEVSVDVRLVDIKNKIHQIEFIIRDNGLGMTDEQRTRLFVPFDQGDSSILRRFGGTGLGMSIVKGFVDLLGGEIQVQSIVGKGSTFTINLPLEVDSIQEEEYERQAVRLPMRRIKALVLEKNPTDRCLLKEYLRSFKMTAAFTESGAEAEIMLRSASVSGRPFNLLIVGNNDTSDSSGIDFVQRLKTVLGIASRPKIILLVPLLRENLFKLTDEAGIELIIAKPVIASVLYNAIIEIFFKDKIPEKDIDGTQREREAVLIPDEPHHVLIVEDNKTNQMIAETILSQAGFKVFLADNGKEGYDIFTKQQQEIDLVLMDLHMPTLNGYEATCLIRGLDANIPIVAMTADAVTGVEEQCRNLGINDYISKPFEPEQLISTIWRLINKDCKKSNTQSTPQKADTALKSVRQEPVLDEAEGVKRLGNRKEIYDAVLKEFYQENQNNAVFIAAKIKDKRYREAAPIIHKIKGSAGNISAKRLHSIASELQKALTEEDEIAVIPLHQELQDSLHELLKRIERSLKD